A genome region from Patescibacteria group bacterium includes the following:
- the cyaB gene encoding class IV adenylate cyclase → MNNIEIEIQVKIENSKPLIEFLEKNADFRSEKHQIDEYFSPAHRNFIGVRPVKEWLRLRDSDGQYFINYKNWYFVEDGKGHYCDEHETKTEDLAQIKKILEALNFKSIVKVDKLRKTWIYKNYEIAMDSVKGLGDFVEIEYIGKEEKVDPKKITEEMVAFLKDMGCGKIKSYMGYPFQLLFPEEVKYEEQ, encoded by the coding sequence ATGAATAACATAGAGATTGAAATTCAAGTAAAAATTGAAAATAGCAAACCACTAATAGAGTTCTTAGAAAAGAATGCTGATTTTCGGTCAGAAAAACATCAAATAGATGAGTATTTTTCTCCGGCTCATCGTAATTTCATCGGGGTTCGCCCAGTAAAAGAATGGCTAAGGTTAAGAGATTCGGACGGTCAGTATTTCATAAACTATAAGAATTGGTATTTTGTTGAAGATGGTAAAGGGCACTATTGTGATGAACACGAAACAAAAACGGAAGATTTAGCTCAAATTAAAAAAATATTAGAAGCTCTTAACTTTAAATCTATTGTAAAAGTTGATAAGTTAAGGAAAACTTGGATATATAAAAATTATGAAATTGCTATGGATTCGGTAAAGGGACTCGGAGATTTTGTGGAAATTGAATACATTGGTAAAGAGGAGAAAGTTGACCCTAAGAAAATCACCGAAGAAATGGTAGCTTTCCTTAAAGACATGGGATGTGGGAAGATAAAAAGCTATATGGGTTATCCATTTCAATTACTATTTCCAGAAGAAGTAAAATACGAGGAACAATAA